GCGGGTCTGAACTCCCGCGGGGATAGTTTTGTCTTCCTCAAGGTAGAAAAACAGGCCTGCCGCCACAAGAATACCGGCAGCAACGATCAGAACCACGATAGCTGTCTTTTTCTTCATTGTTCCTCACTCCCCTGCCGACCGTCCCGGTACCAGTTGTCGTCCGCCAGTTGCATGAGCGTCGTGATTATCATGTCGGGACGGGCGCCTCGACACAGGTCTTCATGTTCCCTGAGGTTCAGTGAACGGGCATCGCCTGCAAAGAGTACCGTCTGAAAGCCCGCCTCGCCGGCGGGAAGGATGTCTTTGAGCATGTCATTGCCTATAAACAGCACCTCCCGGGGCACAATTCCCTCGCCCTTCAGGATTCCGGCGGCGGCCCTGAACGCCTTCGGAGAGGGTTTCCCGTAGCCCATCTCGTAGGAGAAAAATATCAGGTCCTTTCTGAACCCGAGTTCTTCGGGACCGGCTCCCAGGTACGACGAAAAAAGGATGGGTGTGTAGAATTGCGCGTTTGATATGATCCCCATGGTCAGTCCCCGCTTCTTCAGGAAGGAAAGAAGAT
This portion of the Syntrophales bacterium genome encodes:
- a CDS encoding HAD family hydrolase encodes the protein MTQQFTTHEKLVQRYSQPVDPVPTPLEPKGSPKFPVRALLFDVYGTLFVSRAGDIGGAREEAEARTGELDGLRRRHGLSLPVRVMVNRFFDHIEQEKDRQVRQGIEAPEVVIEDIWGDVLETDDCNVIRRFALEFELIVNPVFPMPGLADLLSFLKKRGLTMGIISNAQFYTPILFSSYLGAGPEELGFRKDLIFFSYEMGYGKPSPKAFRAAAGILKGEGIVPREVLFIGNDMLKDILPAGEAGFQTVLFAGDARSLNLREHEDLCRGARPDMIITTLMQLADDNWYRDGRQGSEEQ